GTGGTCGGCAATAACGCGGTGCGATACGGCATGCGGTCCATCCGGGGATGCCCCCGTCGCCTCGGCCGACGCCTCGATGATCTGACGCATCAGATCAATATCGTAATTGTCGTGTTTACCCTGAAGAACGGCCGTAATCCGCTCCAGGCCCATACCGGTATCGATCGACGGACGGGGCAGCGGGTTTCGCTCGCCGGGGCGAACCTGATCGAACTGCATGAAGACGAGATTCCAGATCTCGATGAAGCGATCGCCGTCTTCGTCGGGACTGCCCGGCGGCCCGCCGGGCACGTCGGGGCCGTGATCGAAAAAAATCTCCGAACATGGTCCACAGGGTCCGGTATCGCCCATCTGCCAGAAATTGTCGGACGTGGCGATGCGAATGATGCGATCGTCGCTCAATCCCGCAATTCGCCGCCAGAGATCGGCGGCTTCTTCGTCCTCGGCATAGACGGTCACCAGCAACCGGTCGGCGGGAAGGCCGTATTCCTTTGTGATCAGGTTCCAGGCCAGTTCAATGGCCGTGTCCTTGAAATAGTCGCCGAACGAAAAATTGCCCAGCATCTCGAAGAATGTGTGGTGCCGAGCCGTATAGCCGACATTCTCGAGATCGTTATGCTTGCCGCCGGCACGCACGCACTTCTGAGACGTCACCGCACGGTTGTACGGGCGCGTTTCGGCGCCGGTGAACACGTTCTTGAACTGAACCATCCCCGCGTTGGTAAACAACAGCGTGGGATCGTTTCTCGGCACAAGCGGGCTCGACGAAACCACTTCGTGGCCATTGCGGCCGAAAAAATCGATAAAAGTAGATCTAATATCGTTGGCTGTCTGCATTATCGGCAACCTTGAAATAACGAGGTACGCCCGTCACTCGGCACCGCCCTGTCGTCGCGATCGTGTCGGTGGTCAACGGGGCTGATGATTAACGGCCGCTGCCTTGTAGCCCGACAGCCGCGGTCGTGTCCAGCGATGCGCTTGCGGCGGCGTCGATCGGCCATCAACGGCGGTCGACCCGGACGGCAGCGCCCGGGCCTGTCTACCGATTGGCGGGGACTGGTCAGCGATCACTCGCTCTCTTCGGCGCTTTCTTCCTGCTGAGCCCCAACCATCATCTGCTCGGAGACGAGACCGGCATTCTCACGGATCTTTTTCTCGATCTCGGCAGCGATGTCGATGTTCTCCTTGAGGAAGCGTTTGGCATTCTCACGCCCCTGCCCGACGCGTTGCCCTGAATAAGAGAACCAGGCACCGGATTTCTCCACCACGCCAGCCTGCACGCCAAGATCCAGCAATTCTCCGGTCTTGGAGACGCCCTCACCGTACATGATGTCGAATTCCACCGTCCTGAACGGTGGCGCCATCTTGTTCTTGACGACTTTGACACGGGTCTGGTTGCCGACCACATTCTCACGGTCCTTGATCGAACCGATGCGGCGGATATCGATACGAACCGACGAGTAGAATTTCAGCGCATTTCCGCCGGTCGTGGTCTCCGGGCTGCCGAACATGACCCCGATTTTCAGACGGATCTGGTTGATGAAGATGACCAGCGTGTTCGAGCGCGAGATCGACGATGTCAGTTTGCGGAGCGCCTGGCTCATAAGCCGCGCCTGCAGGCCGACATGGCTGTCGCCCATTTCGCCTTCGAGTTCGGCCTTGGGCACCAGGGCCGCCACGCTGTCGACGACCAGAACGTCGATTGCGCCGGAGCGCACGAGCGTGTCTGCAATCTCAAGCGCCTGCTCTCCGGCATCAGGCTGCGAAACGAGCAGGTCGTCGACATTGACACCAAGTTTGCGGGCATAGGTCGGGTCCATCGCATGCTCGGCATCGATGAAGGCGCAGGTCCCGCCGGCTTTCTGCCCCTCGGCAACGGCATGAAGCGCCAGGGTCGTCTTGCCGGAACTTTCCGGTCCATAGATCTCGACAACGCGGCCGCGGGGGAAACCGCCAATTCCAAGCCCAATGTCCAGGCCCAGCGAACCCGTCGATACGATCTCGACATCGACCTTTTGCCGCGCGCCGAGCCGCATGATCGAACCCTTGCCAAAGGATCGTTCGATCTGCCCCAGAGCGGCATCGAGGGCCTTCTGCTTGTCCATGGAACTCCTTTCGAGAAGCTGAAGATAGTCGCTCGGCATTGTTCGGCTCCCAGTAATTCCACAGCTGCGCCCATGGCGCAATCACTGCAGAAGGTACGCGTTTTGTTCTTTCAATTACAAGAACAAAAAGTGCACGCGAAGTCCGGGGACCAAACGCGGGATCTGCGAAGGTGCAGGGCGCAGGCGGAGGGCCCGCATCGGGCATCAGTTGGCGCGCAGCGCGTCTTTCACCTTTCCGGCCA
This Fodinicurvata sp. EGI_FJ10296 DNA region includes the following protein-coding sequences:
- the recA gene encoding recombinase RecA, coding for MPSDYLQLLERSSMDKQKALDAALGQIERSFGKGSIMRLGARQKVDVEIVSTGSLGLDIGLGIGGFPRGRVVEIYGPESSGKTTLALHAVAEGQKAGGTCAFIDAEHAMDPTYARKLGVNVDDLLVSQPDAGEQALEIADTLVRSGAIDVLVVDSVAALVPKAELEGEMGDSHVGLQARLMSQALRKLTSSISRSNTLVIFINQIRLKIGVMFGSPETTTGGNALKFYSSVRIDIRRIGSIKDRENVVGNQTRVKVVKNKMAPPFRTVEFDIMYGEGVSKTGELLDLGVQAGVVEKSGAWFSYSGQRVGQGRENAKRFLKENIDIAAEIEKKIRENAGLVSEQMMVGAQQEESAEESE